TACACGATATCTGCCTTGAAGCAGGTTGCCTTTTTCAGATTTTAAAGCTAACTTGTTGCATCTTCCAGAGACAGTAGAAATATTGCCCGCTATCGAAATCCCTGCAACAGGCAGCCTGCGCGTCATGGCGAAGCACGGATTGCACCTGGTATCGTAAATTATACAGTTAATTTTGTTGATTATGTATAGCTTCCGGGCCGTTATGCCTGGCAAGTATTGGAATTTTTTTTGCATAATACGGCAGGATAATCAGATGCGCATGCAGGTTTTTTAGAGGTTGCGTGTCGACCCTGTTGAAGAATCCCACCGAAGGCGGCTCATTAAAGCCCATTTTTTAACAGAATTACAATGCATTGCAAACCTTATCATAATGTGTATCTATGTCGAAAATTTTTATCCGGGGACCCTGTTTAGAATATGCGAGTTCCCATAGAGGTTAACCATGTCTAAAATAACTAATACGAATAAAGAAAAAGTATTAAATCTGAATGATTTAAAACGTAAAAGCATAAATGAGCTTTACAAGACGGCAAAAGTTCTGGGCATAGATTCTGCCAGCGGGATGCGCAAGCAGGACCTCATTTTTGCCGTACTTAAGGCCCAGACCACCAATAATGGAATTGTATACGGCGATGGTGTGCTGGAGATACTCCAGGATGGATTTGGTTTTCTTCGCAGCCCGGACTATAATTACCTGCCAGGTCCAGACGACATATATGTATCTCCGTCACAAATCAGACGTTTTGACTTAAAAACCGGCGATACCGTCTCCGGCCAGATCCGTCCTCCCAAGGAGGGGGAGCGATACTTTGCCTTATTAAAAATAGAATCCCTAAACTATGATGCCCCTGATGCAGGTTTTGACAAAGTAATTTTTGACAACCTCACTCCTCTCTATCCCAATGAGCGTTTCAAGTTGGAGACCGATTCAGACAACTATTCCGCAAGGTTAATGGATTTACTGACTCCGATCGGCAAGGGCCAAAGAGGACTTATAGTCGCACCTCCCCGAACCGGCAAGACAATGCTGCTCCAAAATATCGCCAACAGTATCTCCACAAATCATCCCGAGGTGATAATGATAGTCCTGCTCATAGATGAAAGGCCGGAGGAAGTTACAGACATGCAGCGCCTGGTAAAGGCCGAGGTTGTGAGCTCTACGTTCGATGAGCCGGCCCAGCGCCATGTTCAGGTCTCCAAGATGGTTATTGAGAAGGCCAAGCGCCTGGTGGAACATAAACACGACGTGGTGATACTTCTGGACAGTATTACAAGGCTCGCCAGGGCCTATAACACGGTAGTTCCTCCCAGCGGAAAGATACTCTCAGGAGGTGTGGACTCCAATGCACTTCAGAAGCCCAAGCGTTTCTTCGGGGCCGCCAGGAACATTGAGGAAGGGGGTAGCCTCACCATAATTGCCACTGCCATTGTGGATACAGGAAGTCGAATGGACGAGGTTATATTTGAAGAGTTTAAGGGTACTGGAAACATGGAGATACATTTAGACAGAAAACTGACTGACAAGCGGATTTTTCCCTCTATCGACATCAACCGTTCCGGCACCAGGAAAGAGGAATTACTGCTGCCTGAGGATGTATTGAATCGAATCTGGATATTGCGAAAGCTTCTGTCACCTTTAAATCCTGTAGACAGTATGGAATTCCTTCTGGACAAGATGCGGGGCACGAAGAACAACGCGGAATTCCTGGCATCCATGAACAGATGATATGGGGCTAAATCCCCACCCTCTCCATCGCCCCTATAAACCCTTTCCTTGACCGTTCAATTACCTCGTCGTCCACGCAGAAGGCTATGCGAAAGTGCCCGGGTGAACCAAAGCCCGTGCCTGGTACTGTCAGTATGCATTCTTTCTGCAGTATGCGGACAAACTCCGTGTCGTCGGGAATAGGGGCGCGGGGGAAGAAATAAAAGGCGCCCTGGGGCACAATAAATGTGTAGCCGGCCTCTCTTAAGATCTCTGCCAGGCGGTCTCTGCGCCTTTGATATACCTTGATGTCTGTGATGTGATCGAGCGCTTCTCCCACTACTCTCTGCATCAGGGCGGGTGCGTTAACAAAGCCCAGAATACGGTTTGCCAGGGTAAGGGCATCCAGGAGGGCTGTCTTGTGGGACGCCTCAGGGTGGACTGCAACATAGCCTATACGTTCACCAGGAATGGAGAGATCCTTGGAAAAAGACGTGATTACTATGCTGTTCGGGTAAAACCTGAGGATCGGAGGCACAGCGTAGCCGTTGAACACCAGCCTGCGATATGGTTCATCCGAGATCAAAAATATGGGGTGGCTGAAATAGTCACTTGCTCGCTTGAGCAACTTTGCCAGGACCTCAAGCTCCGTCCTGCCGTAGATTACCCCGGACGGGTTATTGGGGGAGTTTAACAACACCGCCTTGGTTTTATTATTTATGGCGTCTTCTATGGCCTTTATGTCCAGGGAAAAATCAGGCCTTGACTCCACAGGGACCAACCTGCCGCCGTGATTGTCAACATAAAAACCGTATTCTACAAAGTATGGTTTTGATACGATTATCTCATCATCCGGGTTCAAAAGGGACTTAAAAATGATATTGAGCCCCCCCGCCGCACCACAGGTCATAATAATTTCTTCTGCGCTTAATTTTATTTGATGGTCTCTGCTTGCCTGTACGGCCATCCTTGACCTTACATCGGTAAGCCCCGCGTTCGGCATATACGAATGGACGCCCGGAGACCGGTCAGCCGCAACGGTCTCAAGTACTCTTTGAAAAGACCTGTGTGGAGGAAGGTCAGGATTGCCGAGACTGAAGTCGCATATCTTGTCAGCGCCGAACTTGGCCCTGAGGCTGGCACCTTCCTCGAACATCTTCCGGATCCAGGAGGCGCTTTCCATGAAGTCCAACATCTTCCGGGCCACGGTGCTGGCGGATGACCGGATCATTTTTTCGTCCTTTCCATTGCTTTCAATATCTATGTTTTCGAACAATTGTTCAGTAGATTTTTTGGCCTTGGATGGAATATAGCTTTCAATTCAGAACTAAGCAATTTATGATAGGGTTAAGTAAATTCAGGAGTGATTACGCTGCAAAAGCCTTGAATCAGTGATTGCCCAGAGACGTGCTTTGGTATATACAGAAGGTCCTTAATATAAATGAATGTCATGAAGATACAGATCGCACCATCGATATTGTCCGCGGATTTTGGCCGACTGGCTGAAGAAGTCCGGTCAGTAGAGACGGCCGGGGCCGACGTGATTCATGTGGACGTCATGGACGGTCATTTTGTCCCCAACATTACCATAGGGCCAATGATAGTAAAGGCCTTACGTTCGGTTACCAGGTTGCCTCTGGATGTGCATCTTATGATCGAATTTCCTGATCGCTACATAGACGTCTTTGCCCAGGCCGGCGCCTCCTGGCTTACTGTGCATGTTGAGACATGTACACACCTTCACAGGACCATCCATGCCATAAAGGCCCATGGGATCAAGGCAGGTGCCGTGCTGAATCCTGCGACACCGCCATCGATCCTTGAATACGTTTTGACAGACCTGGACCTGGTACTTGTGATGAGTGTAAATCCGGGTTTTGGCGGCCAGCATTTTATTCCCTCGTCCCTTGATAAGATCAGGCGTCTGCGAAAACTTCTGGCAGGCCTGGATCACTATGTGCCTATTGAAGTGGACGGCGGTGTAAATTCGCAGACCATAGAGGCTGTCGTATCAGCGGGTGCCGATATATGTGTGGCCGGATCGGCGGTTTTCAGTTCCAGCGACTATGCGGCAACTATAAAAAAATTAAAAGAGCTTGGACAAAAAGGGCTCAACGGGCGCGGTGGACCCATTCTGTGATTTTCTTATCAGAAAAAAATAAGGGAGCATACACTCCCTTATTTTTCCCCAGGTTTCGAGTATGTTAGCAGCCCTCGATGGCCTTTCTCTTTGGCTTGATGGTTACGTCTTGACCAGTCTTAAGTTTGCATTTGCCGTCGAGCGTGATGACTATCTTTCCTTCTTCGATTGACTCGACCGTGCCTTTGCATTTTGTTGCCGCCAGGCTGACGCCCGCCATGCTCAGTGAGAAAATAAGAGCCAAAACCAGTGATGTAATCTTCTTGCGCATAATTCTTCCCCCTTGTTTAATTAGTTTGTTTCAAGTATAGAAATTACCCCGAATGACAATGCCAAGGTAACCGTATACCTCATTGCCAATTTATGTCACTATACGAAAGTGTAGCCTTGTGTCAAGATGTTTTGCAGCATAGATAACTTAAAAAATGGTAAATATTCGGTGAACCCGTGGTCCCACGTGACCGTTCACGGAAGGGGATATTTCTTTTCACTTAACACTTCAGCCCCTTGTTTTCTTAAGGCTTTTGACATGGGGGAGTCTTGCCCCCTCCCCGTTCTCCTTCGCTGCGCTCAGGAGCCGGGGTTTCCCCTACAGCAAAAGCCGAGAAAACTACGGGGGCTTCCGTTAAACTGTTCAAAGAGATATCCCCTTCCCGTGAACGGTTGCCATCCGTGCCCCCTGCCGCAGGAGCGGTTTGCCTTTTGCAGGGTTTCGATCGCGGGCCAAATTGCACTGCCTCTCCGGTCTGCAATGAGTGAGCTTTGAAACCCGGAAAAAGGTAACCGCTTCAAGGCAGGATATAAAGGGTTCACCGGATATTTATAATAAAATGGTTGCAAGTGCCCGGATATTGTTCTGAGGCAGCATAACAGGATCCCAGAGGTATCGAGGAATGATATTTGCATCAGATAGTTTTTTGACCAGAGATATCAGGGGCAGCGAACAAAAGCTTTCTAATAAAGAACACGCAGGGCAGGTAATGAGCGAGTTTTCAGCAACATCTTACGAAAAAGGCGGGGATGATGTCTCTTGCGGCATGAATTTGCCCAGGAGTCGCGGCAATTTCCGGCCCCTGTTGGATCTGGCAGTAAAGCTTAACTCCGCCTTTCTGATGGCAAACGACCTTGATGAAATCCTTCAGGCCGTATTGGTTGGAGTGACTGCGGGAGAAGGCCTGGGTTTTAACAGGGCATTTCTATTTCAGTTGGATACTGAAAAAGGGTATATGGAGGGCAAGCTGGCAATTGGCCCGGCAAGCTGTGAAGATGCCAGACGGATATGGGAGGAGATATCTGAAAAGCGCCTTTCCCTTTTTGAGATTCTGGATGATGTTAAAGGCACGTTTTATGACATGTCCCATCCACTTAATCAACTTGTAAGACGGATAAAGGTCCTGCTTTCAGCAAAAGATCACGTTATGGTAAGGGCCGTGACCGAGAAAAGCGCATTCTGGGTTGGAGGCAAAAGCAGGAACGGTTCCGTTGCTCCTGAGGATCTTGTGGAGATGCTTGGCACTGCTGAGTTTGCCGTTGCTCCGCTTTTTGATCAAGAAGAGGCCTACGGAGTGATACTCGCTGACAATTTTGTTACCGGACGGCCCATAGACCAGGTAGATGTTGACGCTCTCCAGCTCTTTGCAGGTCTTGCTTCCATAGCAGTAGGCAAAACACGCATGTGTGAGATGCTGGAGGAGAGGGTCCGGGCGCTGAGGATCCTGAATGACGAGGTGGAGCGGAACAAGGACCAGTTGGTTGAGGCGGAAAGGTGTGCCGCCCTGGGTAAGATGTCTGACCAATTACTTCATGAGATACGAAATCCCCTTGCAATAATAGGGGGCATGGCCAAGATCCTTGAGAGAAAACTCAAGGATTCTGAATTAACTGATTATGCCAAGACCATGGTCAGAGAAAGCGGGCGTGTGGAAAAGATCCTGACAGTGCTTTTCGATTTTGCAAAGGTGCCCGAGCTGAATCCGGAGCCGGTAAGGCTTTGCGATCTGATAAAGGCCTCTCTTGCCCTTTTACACTCAGAATTGGACAGGCATGACATAAAATTGAATGTTGATTTTCCTGATCTTGAGCCGGTGCTTTATCTCGACCGCATACATATCCAGCAGGCCTTTTTAAATATACTGAAGAACGCCGTGGAGGCGATGCCGGAGGGCGGAATGCTGACAGTTTCAGTGTCCAGACCTGAAAAAAGAAGTGTTGATATCCAGATAACCGATACAGGACTCGGAATGGCAAAGGGACACCTGAACAGGGCATACGAGCCCTTCTTTACCACCAAGACTCAGGGGCTGGGCCTGGGTCTCAGCCTGGCAAAACGGGCAATTGAGCTGCACGGCGGGTTCATGTGTCTGGCAGGAAACAGGCTTGGAGGTACAGACGTAAGCATTAGCCTTCCTGGTATGAGTGCCTGAGTCAGGGACTACCATGAATGTTTTTTCCGGCCCGGACTTCATAGATACACACGTTCACCTCGATATTCCGCCCCTGACAGGGGACCAATCCGGGGCGATCAGAAGGGCGGAGAAGGTCGGGGTCCGTCAGGTCATCACTGTAGGGACAGATCTGGCGAGTTCGAAAAAAAATCTTGAGCTGGCAAGGCAATTTCCTCAGGTTTATGCTGCAGTAGGCATTCATCCACACGATGCAAAAGGGGCTTCAGATGAGGTATACAGTGAGCTTCTGAGGCTTGCAGGTATTCCGAATGTGGTTGCCTGGGGTGAAATAGGGCTTGATTTTGTCAAGGAATATTCGCCCAGGGACATTCAGCTCAGGGTCTTTCGTCAACAGGTCCGGCTGGCTGCCGGAATTGCCTTGCCCATTATTGTCCATGACAGAGGTGCACATGTAGAGACTGTTGAAATATTGAGAGAAGAGGCTGCAGGAGTATTAAGGGGCGTGATGCATTGTTTTTCCGGCGATGTGAAACTGGCAAGGCAGGTCCTGGATTTAGGTTTTTTCATATCTGTAACCGGTATCGTCACTTTCCCCAAGGCAAAACTCGTCAAGGAGGTTGTGAACTATGTGCCGCTGGAGCGCCTGCTCATAGAGACAGACTCTCCGTTTCTGAGTCCGGTCCCATACCG
This DNA window, taken from Deltaproteobacteria bacterium, encodes the following:
- a CDS encoding transcription termination factor Rho — encoded protein: MSKITNTNKEKVLNLNDLKRKSINELYKTAKVLGIDSASGMRKQDLIFAVLKAQTTNNGIVYGDGVLEILQDGFGFLRSPDYNYLPGPDDIYVSPSQIRRFDLKTGDTVSGQIRPPKEGERYFALLKIESLNYDAPDAGFDKVIFDNLTPLYPNERFKLETDSDNYSARLMDLLTPIGKGQRGLIVAPPRTGKTMLLQNIANSISTNHPEVIMIVLLIDERPEEVTDMQRLVKAEVVSSTFDEPAQRHVQVSKMVIEKAKRLVEHKHDVVILLDSITRLARAYNTVVPPSGKILSGGVDSNALQKPKRFFGAARNIEEGGSLTIIATAIVDTGSRMDEVIFEEFKGTGNMEIHLDRKLTDKRIFPSIDINRSGTRKEELLLPEDVLNRIWILRKLLSPLNPVDSMEFLLDKMRGTKNNAEFLASMNR
- a CDS encoding pyridoxal phosphate-dependent aminotransferase; this translates as MIRSSASTVARKMLDFMESASWIRKMFEEGASLRAKFGADKICDFSLGNPDLPPHRSFQRVLETVAADRSPGVHSYMPNAGLTDVRSRMAVQASRDHQIKLSAEEIIMTCGAAGGLNIIFKSLLNPDDEIIVSKPYFVEYGFYVDNHGGRLVPVESRPDFSLDIKAIEDAINNKTKAVLLNSPNNPSGVIYGRTELEVLAKLLKRASDYFSHPIFLISDEPYRRLVFNGYAVPPILRFYPNSIVITSFSKDLSIPGERIGYVAVHPEASHKTALLDALTLANRILGFVNAPALMQRVVGEALDHITDIKVYQRRRDRLAEILREAGYTFIVPQGAFYFFPRAPIPDDTEFVRILQKECILTVPGTGFGSPGHFRIAFCVDDEVIERSRKGFIGAMERVGI
- a CDS encoding ribulose-phosphate 3-epimerase → MKIQIAPSILSADFGRLAEEVRSVETAGADVIHVDVMDGHFVPNITIGPMIVKALRSVTRLPLDVHLMIEFPDRYIDVFAQAGASWLTVHVETCTHLHRTIHAIKAHGIKAGAVLNPATPPSILEYVLTDLDLVLVMSVNPGFGGQHFIPSSLDKIRRLRKLLAGLDHYVPIEVDGGVNSQTIEAVVSAGADICVAGSAVFSSSDYAATIKKLKELGQKGLNGRGGPIL
- a CDS encoding two-component system sensor histidine kinase/response regulator → MIFASDSFLTRDIRGSEQKLSNKEHAGQVMSEFSATSYEKGGDDVSCGMNLPRSRGNFRPLLDLAVKLNSAFLMANDLDEILQAVLVGVTAGEGLGFNRAFLFQLDTEKGYMEGKLAIGPASCEDARRIWEEISEKRLSLFEILDDVKGTFYDMSHPLNQLVRRIKVLLSAKDHVMVRAVTEKSAFWVGGKSRNGSVAPEDLVEMLGTAEFAVAPLFDQEEAYGVILADNFVTGRPIDQVDVDALQLFAGLASIAVGKTRMCEMLEERVRALRILNDEVERNKDQLVEAERCAALGKMSDQLLHEIRNPLAIIGGMAKILERKLKDSELTDYAKTMVRESGRVEKILTVLFDFAKVPELNPEPVRLCDLIKASLALLHSELDRHDIKLNVDFPDLEPVLYLDRIHIQQAFLNILKNAVEAMPEGGMLTVSVSRPEKRSVDIQITDTGLGMAKGHLNRAYEPFFTTKTQGLGLGLSLAKRAIELHGGFMCLAGNRLGGTDVSISLPGMSA
- a CDS encoding hydrolase TatD produces the protein MNVFSGPDFIDTHVHLDIPPLTGDQSGAIRRAEKVGVRQVITVGTDLASSKKNLELARQFPQVYAAVGIHPHDAKGASDEVYSELLRLAGIPNVVAWGEIGLDFVKEYSPRDIQLRVFRQQVRLAAGIALPIIVHDRGAHVETVEILREEAAGVLRGVMHCFSGDVKLARQVLDLGFFISVTGIVTFPKAKLVKEVVNYVPLERLLIETDSPFLSPVPYRGKPNEPARVVHVAEEIARIKEVSLQEVARCTSANARDLFRLPVP